The genomic stretch CTTAAACCTAGAACTAAAACCAGGACTGCGATTCACAACCACTGGCTTTACTTGATCGGATTCAGCCTTTTTCTTCTTCTTCTTGCTCAATTCCCAACTCAGAGTAAAGTTCTTCAATGGTTTGAGGTTTTATTTTTCCAGTCTTAGACTCCTCAATGGCATCCAGCAGGCGAATTGCATTGCTAGGGGTTCTTAACAGATAAACCGTCTCTACTAAACTCCTCAAATCCGATTCTGTAATCAAAGCGACATTCTCCCCATCACGACGATTGATGATATATACCTGATTATTTTGTGCAACTATATCCAACAACTTAAAGAAGTTATTTTTAGCATCATTTGGAGATGTAATCTCGTAATCAAACATCAGTTTATGTATAGATTTAGGTAAATCTATTATATCACTTATAGCAAGTCTACTACTTGTGAGGTACAAATTTCTAGTTTTTAGGGAGCAGGGAGCAGGGAGCAGGGAGCAGGGAAGAGGTAAGAGGTAAGAGGTAAGAGGGAAGAGGGAAGAGGTCAAAACTAATGTGTACCTCATGAGTCCTAGAAACGCTATATACCAAATCAAGCAACGTAAGCATTCAGCCATCAGCCGTCAGCCGTCAGCCGTCAGCTTATTGTATTCAAAAGCTGATAGCTGATAGCTGATAGCTGATAGCTGATAGCTGATAGCTGATAGCTGATAGCTGATAGCTGAAGACTTACCTAGCAACAGATGCTTTCCTTGAAACCAAAACCTGATCTGACTTTATGAATTGTAAATTGTTATGAGTAATCATACTGAAAACTTCCTTAGCGCGATCAGATTTTGATGAACCCATGAACGAAAAATCTTTATTTGAGCAGTCACTAATACTCGATGTAATATGCTCGGTAGCACATTCGCGAACAGCATCCGCTTCGCTAACAGCAATCTCTAGTTGTCGGAAAATTTGTTGGTTTTTAACTTCTTGAGAATAGTCGCAACCTCGTAAAGCTTATTTTGCCGAGACAATAATGAAAACGCATCAGAAAAATCGTATACTTTATCCTTCAACTTGCAGAAGATAAAATCGCTGCCATTTGTTACCATACCAAAGCTTGGTTGTCGTGGTGCAGCACTCATATAGGCTAAACACTGTGGTAAAGCAATATCCGCCGCAAACTTAGATCGTTTAGCTTCTACAGTCAGTATCCAAACAAGATCGCGAATCACCAATACATCTATCCGACCTCGATAAACTTCATTATGTTCTTCCACCTCCAGACTGATAGGAACCTCAGATTGTACAAAAAACGGAGGCTCATGAAATTCCAACCGCTCCAGCAGTGGTGCAACAATAGATAAAAGCACCGTTCCTTCAGTTAAGAGACCAGCATTGTAGTAATAATGATATCGCTGCCGGAGACGGTCCAGAAAAGATTTATCATCATCTAATATCTCAATAGAGGATACCTGCCATTCTGAAAAAAACGATTCATCAGTGGCGCGACATAACCCCAAGCGCTCATGTAACGCTTGAAAGCTTGAAATCGTTTTCTCGATTGCCAGTAGTCTACTCATACAGAGCGATTGCTATGGAATTTCTTCATTGTAGCTTTTTATATTGTAGCTTTTTATAGCGTTTCTAGGATTTATGAGGTACGGTGATCAACCTCAAAGTCCCCCTTATTAAGGGGGATTTAGGGGGATCCCTTGGTACCTCATGGTATAGATAATTGCTATATATTGAGTCTTGTTCTTCGGCCCCGACCTACTTTTTGAGTAACTTCCTAATATAAACGAACCATCATTAATATGCCTCATTGTCTTGGATTGCAGTGGCAACTTCCTCAGGATTAACTTGGGCATAGATCCAAGCATTCGCTAAATCAATTGCTGTTAATGTGGGATAGTCATATAGTAGTTGAGACTCGCTAATGCCTAGATTACGGGCATTTACCAATACCCAAACAGGAATACGAGTTCTAGCAATACAAGCATCACCACCACAAACGTTTCTGGTTTTGGTTATGCCACGCCAGTTTTGGTTCAAACTATGGGCTAAAAGGTGAATTGCTTCTGTTTTCTCTGTGGGAGATAGAGCAAGTAATTGGGTTTCTAGTTGTTTGATAGTCATAGGTATATAAATGAATAAATAATCTGTTCACAGCCCTTGAACCAGTGGCTCTATGAATTCATCTGGAATTTTATTTTGTTCAATGTATTGATTGATTTCATCTTGGTGATCACTGTAATATAGCAATTCTATGACTTGTGAGGTACAAATTTCTGGTTTTTAGGGAGCAGGGAGCAGGGAGCAGGGAGCAGGGAAGAGGGAAGAGGGAAGAGGGAAGAGGGAAGAGGTAAAGGGGAAGAGGTAAAAAATAATGTGTACCTCATGAGTCCTAGAAACGCTATATAATCTCAGAAAAACGTTTGAAGTCATCAATGTTAAATGTAAGTAAATGTGTAATTTTATGAGTTACCATCGCAGCAACTAAACGAGCATCATGTACTTGTTTTCCCTTAACCTGATGTTTAATAACAATACTTTCCCACTCAGCCAAAATCTCAGGAGTATCAGGATATAGTACAAATAGTCTCTTGATTTTATCTGTTGCTTGTGAAGCTTCATCAATAGATAAACCTAAACCATTATTGCTAATTTGCCGTGTAGCAACAGCCCAAAACTCGATAAGATTATGTGGAATAATACATAAGGACACACCTTGTCTTCTAAGTATAAAAATCGCTTTTCGAGCATCGGGATGCATCGGGCTAGTCTTCTGCACCAAACGCAGCAAAACATTTGTATCCACCAAATAGCTCATAACATTTCTTCTTCTCTTGTGTAGATAATTTCTCGGTCAACTGCTGTATCCGCAAGTGGCGGTGCTACAGTAAAAGCTGGACTATTGATTAAATCCATCAATTCCGAGTTCCATTCTTGATCGGTTGCTGTTTGATAGAAAGATATTTGTTTTTGGTTAATCAAACTCTCTTCAATTACAGATTCAAGATAGGTGTCTAATGATAAACCTTTGGCAGCAGCTTGAGCAATTAAACGAGCCTCGACTTCTGGTTTAAATTGAAGCGTTATAGTCATTTTTTTTATAAATAATGAAATTATTTTCCAGGCATTACCATTATACAAGACAGTGAGATGCACCATCTTGCCCTGGAACGGGCATCTTGGCCGTTTCATTTCCGGGCAGGCAGGATGCCCACCCCACTCCTATTCATTTCCTAATTCAGCAACGCCACTTAAAGAGCGATTAGCCCGAAGGGCTACGCTACGCGAACGCACTTTCGATCCCCTTGGACTATACGCGATCGCTTAGCGTGACCTACGGTCAATCGCTAACCTAACCCAGAATAACTCAAAACTCTAAAGTAAGTCCATTATTGTATAATATTTTTGTATCAAGATTTGCATAGATTGCTTATAGCATTTATTGCAGTTATGAGGTACAATTATAAACCTATAAATCCCCCTTTTTAAGGGGGATTTAGGGGGATCGCTTTGTCCCTCAAAACTCGTATAATGGCTATATCCAAAGAGGTTATTTTAGAATGTAAAAAATAATCCAGTATCGCCAATACATTAAACAACTTCTGAGTGATTATGCCAGTAAAAGTCCATCTGATTAAGATGTTGAAGCTGCCTTAATTGTTGACCGAAAACCCTGAGGGCGCAAGCCCCTAAATTTCATTTATGGGGTTAGCCCGAACAGGAATTTATTACCTAACTGTCCTGGAACTTATGCTATAGGAATATCGACTATAATATTAAGTAAATCAAGTAAACTAAGGAGGTGATTTTAGGTGTTGGTAATGGAGTTCAAGGCTGTCCTTAAAGAGTCTCAAAAATTAGCGATAAATGATGCAATTATAACGGCTCGCTTTGTCCGAAATAAAGTACTTCGGTACTGGATGGATAATCGTGGAGTAGGCAAAAAAGAATTGTACCGTTACAACACCCAAATACGCGAAGAGTTCAAGTTTGTCAAAGACCTGAACAGTCATGCATGTCAAGCCTCAGTTGAAAATGTGGAACGGGCAATAAAGCGGTTCTACGACAACTGCAAGAAAAAGGTGCCTGGGAAAAAGGGTTATCCCCGTTTCAAAAAACATTCTAGGTCAGTTGAATATAAGCAATCGGGTTGGAAATTGTTGCCCGACAAAAAATTCATTAAGTTTACCGATAAGAAAGGGATTGGAAAGGTCAAACTCAAGGGAACCTGGGATTTATGGAGTAAGAATTCAAAATTAATCAAGCGGGTTAGGATAGTCCGTCGAGCTGATGGTTATTATGTCCAATTCTGCGTCAAAGTAGATAATCACGAACAATTAGAAGCGACTGGGTTCACTGTTGGGTTGGACGTGGGACTAAAAGAGTTTTACACCGACTCTGATGGGTACACCGAACCCAATCCTAGATTTTATAGAAAAAGCGAAAAAGCTATCAAGTTTTCTCAGCGTCGAGTTTCCCGGAAAAAGAAAGGCTCTGCCAATAGAAAGAAAGCAATTAATAGGCTAGGGAGACAGCACCTTAGAATAAGTAGGCAACGTAATGAGCACGCTAAGAGACTCGCGCGCTGCGTAATCCGGTCTAACGATCTGGTCGCCTACGAAGATATAAAGGTGAAAAACTTAGTTAAAAACCACTGTCTCGCCAAGTCTATTAATGATGCTGGTTGGTATCAATTCCGGGAATGGTTGGAATATTTTGGTGAAAAGTTTGGTCGAATAACTGTCGCAGTTAATCCTGCTTATACTAGCCAAAATTGTTCCCAGTGCGGCGAGGTTGTGAAAAAGTCACTATCAACTAGGACTCATACCTGTAAATGTGGCTGCCAGCTAGACAGAGACCATAACGCCGCCAAAAATATCTTAACGAGAGCCTTGAGTACGGTGGGGCACACCGGAACTTTTCTCAACGCTCGGGGAGAATCGACCTCTACTCTTCTTGGCTCCGGCAAGGATTAGCAAGTTGGCTCGTTGAACCGAGAATCCCCCGGTTTCTAACCCTGGGGAGTGTCAATCAGACCACGACCATTACCAAGTTGTCTATACTGGTTGGAAGAATCGCCAAACCATGTATGGTTGTGTTCTACATTTCAGCATCAAGAATAGGAAAATTTGGATACATCATGATGGAACTGAAATTGGTTTTGCCAACGAACTGGTCAAATTGGGAGTACCAAAGACTGATATTGTACTAGCATTTCAAGAACCTGCTGTACGTCAATATACTGACTTTGCAGTGAATTAGATTCAGATAACGATGGTAAACCCTATGCAACCCCATACCCAGTATGTTCACGAATCTCAGGGGGATGAAAAGCAAGAACAATCCTATCCTTCGGTACTCCTGAAGCAACCAATTCATCCGTGATACCATCTTCAATACCGTCGTAGTGAATCCAGATTTTACCATCGCGGATTTGAGCATGAACAATGGTACCATATACACGGCGATGATTTTCCCAGCCTTCATCGAGCAGCATAAAATGATTGCGTTCGCTACTGATAATTACAGAGGTTGTCACATCACCATAACGGTAAGGAAGATTGGCGTAATACTTTAAAATATTTTCTAGGGTTTCACGCCATTGCTCTAAACGTTGATTGGTGGTTTCCATTCGATAATTTCCTCAATATTTACATCGAAAAAAAGTACTGGAACTAAAACCAGGACTGCCATTAACCACAACTGGCTTTACTTCAATTTATCAAAAAAATGAATGATTATACTGAAAACTTCCCTTTAGACAAAGAGTTAACCTTAAATGACTCCTCCAATCCCTTAACCATTCCCACAACTTCCCTATCCCTCACCAAACAAAACGACCAAATCATCGAATGTCGTCTTACCTTCCACGTAACCCCCGAACTTTACCACCGCATCGACACCGAAAAACTATTCAACCTCAAAGCAGAAGTACGGGCACCCATGAATGGTGGTAACTTTCTCCCCAGTGGTGACATCCAAATTGAAACCACTCTCCAACCGGATTTACTGCCACAGCTATTAGAAAAGGCTTCCACCGCAGAAGAAGCTGCTAACTACCTGCTTGACCTTTGTCAACAACCCGAAAACCCCTTAACAAACAAACTACTCAACACCGAAAGCTGGCTATGCTTATCCGTAAAACAGCAACAACCCAACGGTGAAGTCGGTTATAACACCTTCTGGAACTACCTTAATCCTTCCACCATTAACCACCCAGAAGCTACCAGCGAAGAACTTTCAGAAGGAATTGTTAACTTTTTCCAAGAATGGACCCAAGCCAATTTAGCTGAAGCTACCCAAAACGCTACCTCTGAATTTCTTGAGGGAATTACCAGCATTTTCAACGAATTAGTTGATGAAAAATTCTCCGACACAGAAGAAGATACCACCACAAACCAATCAATCTTTACCGCAATAGTTAACTTTTTTGAATCAGACCAATGGCAATTTGTCAATATACCAGAAACATCAGCCTTGCGTCTTTTATTCCGGGGTGAAAATGGACAATGGACTTGCTACGCCCAAGCCAGAGAAGAACAAAGACAATTCGTTTTTTATTCAATGTGCCCCGTTAAGGCTCCAGAAAACAAGCACCTAGCCATCACAGAATTCATCACCCGCGCCAACTATGGCATGATTATGGGTAACTTTGAATTCGATTTAGACGATGGAGAAATCCGTTACAAAACCAGCATTGATGTACAAGATGACAATCTTAGTTTGGCTTTAATTAAACCAATAGTTTATGCTAACGTGATGACAATGGATGAATATTTACCAGGAATTATCGCAGTTATTGAATCAGAGGTGGAAGTCAAAGAAGCAATTTTGCGGATTGAGGGTTAATATCAAGTCTGGTTGAATACCCATAATTAAGGAGAGGGTGGGGAGATGGGGAGATAGGGAGATAGGGAGGTTTTTATTAAGGGTAATTATCCCGACATGATATTATAAGCATTATT from Moorena sp. SIOASIH encodes the following:
- a CDS encoding type II toxin-antitoxin system prevent-host-death family antitoxin; translation: MRYTLVLTSSLFPLTSYLLPLPCSLLPAPCSLKTRNLYLTSSRLAISDIIDLPKSIHKLMFDYEITSPNDAKNNFFKLLDIVAQNNQVYIINRRDGENVALITESDLRSLVETVYLLRTPSNAIRLLDAIEESKTGKIKPQTIEELYSELGIEQEEEEKG
- a CDS encoding transposase — translated: MLVMEFKAVLKESQKLAINDAIITARFVRNKVLRYWMDNRGVGKKELYRYNTQIREEFKFVKDLNSHACQASVENVERAIKRFYDNCKKKVPGKKGYPRFKKHSRSVEYKQSGWKLLPDKKFIKFTDKKGIGKVKLKGTWDLWSKNSKLIKRVRIVRRADGYYVQFCVKVDNHEQLEATGFTVGLDVGLKEFYTDSDGYTEPNPRFYRKSEKAIKFSQRRVSRKKKGSANRKKAINRLGRQHLRISRQRNEHAKRLARCVIRSNDLVAYEDIKVKNLVKNHCLAKSINDAGWYQFREWLEYFGEKFGRITVAVNPAYTSQNCSQCGEVVKKSLSTRTHTCKCGCQLDRDHNAAKNILTRALSTVGHTGTFLNARGESTSTLLGSGKD
- a CDS encoding type I restriction endonuclease, which produces MSRLLAIEKTISSFQALHERLGLCRATDESFFSEWQVSSIEILDDDKSFLDRLRQRYHYYYNAGLLTEGTVLLSIVAPLLERLEFHEPPFFVQSEVPISLEVEEHNEVYRGRIDVLVIRDLVWILTVEAKRSKFAADIALPQCLAYMSAAPRQPSFGMVTNGSDFIFCKLKDKVYDFSDAFSLLSRQNKLYEVATILKKLKTNKFSDN
- a CDS encoding DUF433 domain-containing protein, with translation MTIKQLETQLLALSPTEKTEAIHLLAHSLNQNWRGITKTRNVCGGDACIARTRIPVWVLVNARNLGISESQLLYDYPTLTAIDLANAWIYAQVNPEEVATAIQDNEAY
- a CDS encoding XisI protein, with the translated sequence METTNQRLEQWRETLENILKYYANLPYRYGDVTTSVIISSERNHFMLLDEGWENHRRVYGTIVHAQIRDGKIWIHYDGIEDGITDELVASGVPKDRIVLAFHPPEIREHTGYGVA
- a CDS encoding type II toxin-antitoxin system VapC family toxin; the encoded protein is MSYLVDTNVLLRLVQKTSPMHPDARKAIFILRRQGVSLCIIPHNLIEFWAVATRQISNNGLGLSIDEASQATDKIKRLFVLYPDTPEILAEWESIVIKHQVKGKQVHDARLVAAMVTHKITHLLTFNIDDFKRFSEII
- a CDS encoding YbjN domain-containing protein yields the protein MNDYTENFPLDKELTLNDSSNPLTIPTTSLSLTKQNDQIIECRLTFHVTPELYHRIDTEKLFNLKAEVRAPMNGGNFLPSGDIQIETTLQPDLLPQLLEKASTAEEAANYLLDLCQQPENPLTNKLLNTESWLCLSVKQQQPNGEVGYNTFWNYLNPSTINHPEATSEELSEGIVNFFQEWTQANLAEATQNATSEFLEGITSIFNELVDEKFSDTEEDTTTNQSIFTAIVNFFESDQWQFVNIPETSALRLLFRGENGQWTCYAQAREEQRQFVFYSMCPVKAPENKHLAITEFITRANYGMIMGNFEFDLDDGEIRYKTSIDVQDDNLSLALIKPIVYANVMTMDEYLPGIIAVIESEVEVKEAILRIEG